A genomic window from Candidatus Krumholzibacteriia bacterium includes:
- a CDS encoding LptF/LptG family permease yields MKLIDRHLLATFVPPFLFGLSITTFLLMINVLQVYINLFLEKGISIVTASEVLVLSLGHTIALTVPMATLIGVLMAVGHLAGDHEVTALKACGVGLYRLARPLLVTGVVLTAGMIAYNHYVLPDGNHRLRNTLFEIQQMRPTLEIRPNTFAEISDRYTIFVRFKDDQTGELQDVVLYQREGRGDLAPDVVVADHGRLKTLGPSRIRLELFDGEIHRVPDPENPSTYNRTRFTRQTFMLVLEREETRVRRGNRRGDREMDLNMLAAAIAEQESLAVQKSESAQKHLRDVIDKAYLERDPDTAPELGATRTALDEYTQWQSLTSSRQRSLSLNAQTRQDHRTRAGKYAVEWHKKFSIPVACVVFVVLGIPLAVVSARGGRGVSVGLSLLGFIVYYVFLSTGEKMADRGRVDAWIAMWSPNLVLGVVGVFLLHRAVQENPTVELRWPSWLPSLRKRSS; encoded by the coding sequence ATGAAGCTCATCGATCGTCATCTGCTGGCCACGTTCGTCCCGCCGTTCCTCTTCGGGCTGTCGATCACGACCTTCCTGCTGATGATCAACGTCCTCCAGGTGTACATCAATCTGTTCCTGGAGAAGGGCATCTCGATCGTGACGGCGAGCGAGGTCCTCGTTCTCAGCCTGGGGCACACGATTGCATTGACCGTGCCCATGGCGACGCTCATCGGCGTGCTGATGGCCGTGGGGCACCTGGCGGGCGACCACGAGGTGACCGCCCTGAAGGCCTGCGGGGTGGGTCTGTACCGTCTCGCGCGGCCGCTGCTGGTCACCGGCGTGGTCCTGACCGCGGGCATGATCGCCTACAACCACTACGTGCTGCCCGACGGCAATCACCGGCTGCGCAACACCCTGTTCGAGATCCAGCAGATGCGGCCGACGCTCGAGATCCGGCCGAACACCTTCGCCGAGATCAGCGATCGCTACACCATCTTCGTGCGCTTCAAGGACGATCAGACCGGCGAGCTGCAGGACGTGGTGCTGTACCAGCGGGAGGGCCGCGGAGACCTCGCACCCGACGTGGTCGTCGCCGACCACGGTCGCCTGAAGACCCTGGGTCCCTCGCGCATCCGACTGGAACTCTTCGACGGCGAGATCCACCGCGTGCCCGATCCCGAGAATCCCTCCACCTACAATCGCACACGCTTCACGCGGCAGACCTTCATGCTGGTCCTCGAACGCGAAGAGACCCGTGTCCGCCGGGGCAACCGTCGCGGCGACCGCGAGATGGACCTGAACATGCTCGCCGCCGCCATCGCCGAGCAGGAGTCGCTCGCGGTGCAGAAGTCGGAGTCGGCGCAGAAACACCTGCGCGACGTGATCGACAAGGCCTACCTGGAGCGCGATCCGGACACCGCCCCCGAGCTCGGGGCCACCCGCACCGCGCTGGACGAATACACCCAGTGGCAGAGCCTGACCTCGTCGCGACAGCGCTCGCTGTCGCTGAACGCACAGACCCGCCAGGATCATCGGACCCGGGCCGGCAAGTACGCGGTCGAGTGGCACAAGAAGTTCTCCATACCCGTGGCTTGCGTCGTCTTCGTGGTCCTGGGCATTCCCCTGGCGGTGGTGAGCGCGCGCGGCGGGCGCGGCGTGTCGGTGGGACTGAGCCTGCTCGGGTTCATCGTCTACTACGTCTTCCTGTCCACCGGCGAGAAGATGGCCGATCGCGGGCGGGTGGACGCCTGGATCGCCATGTGGAGTCCGAACCTCGTCCTGGGCGTCGTGGGCGTCTTCCTGCTGCACCGCGCGGTGCAGGAGAACCCCACGGTGGAACTGCGGTGGCCGTCGTGGCTGCCGTCGCTGCGGAAGCGGTCGTCATGA
- a CDS encoding LptF/LptG family permease codes for MTLIDRYVLSTFVRVFLWSVLAFLAVFILMDLIDHIDDFVDDEATLLEIGRYYFFRLPYLIDFVTPISMLMASMFTVGILSKNREYASMLAAGVSLLRLSRTLLVLGVLVTIAAIGWREYVVAAANHRHYDVRDYEIEEKERHNLKGRSDFTHVDAWGRVYVVHRFRTRPPTLDRLSVQTFTDSTLVERIDARRALWQENHWELRDGSIRRFAPDGTESIERFTSRRLEGPVEKPSELSRRRIKHEEMNWRQLRDFANWVDRTGGDSTQYRAEMAHKISFPVINLLVVILGLAIGAARRRTNLWAGFGLTVALAFGYYLMMDFGLELGRGGKVPIWASAWTGNIVYAVTGTWLFVRANR; via the coding sequence ATGACGCTGATCGACCGGTACGTCCTGAGCACCTTCGTCCGCGTCTTCCTGTGGTCGGTCCTGGCCTTCCTGGCCGTGTTCATCCTCATGGACCTGATCGACCACATCGACGACTTCGTCGACGACGAAGCCACCCTGCTCGAGATCGGGCGCTACTACTTCTTCCGACTGCCCTACCTGATCGATTTCGTCACCCCGATCAGCATGCTGATGGCGTCGATGTTCACGGTGGGCATCCTGAGCAAGAATCGCGAGTACGCGTCGATGCTCGCCGCCGGGGTGAGCCTGCTCCGCCTGAGCCGCACGCTGCTGGTGCTGGGCGTGCTGGTGACGATCGCGGCGATCGGCTGGCGCGAGTACGTGGTCGCAGCCGCGAACCACCGGCACTACGACGTGCGCGACTACGAGATCGAGGAGAAGGAGCGCCACAACCTCAAGGGCCGCAGTGACTTCACCCATGTCGACGCATGGGGGCGCGTGTACGTCGTCCACCGCTTCCGGACACGTCCCCCCACGCTGGACCGGCTCTCGGTGCAGACCTTCACCGATTCCACGCTGGTCGAGCGGATCGACGCCCGGCGGGCCCTCTGGCAGGAGAACCACTGGGAGCTGCGCGACGGTTCGATCCGCCGCTTCGCCCCCGACGGCACCGAGTCGATCGAGCGATTCACCTCGCGCCGGCTCGAGGGGCCGGTCGAGAAACCCAGCGAGCTGTCGCGGCGCCGGATCAAGCACGAGGAAATGAACTGGAGGCAGTTGCGGGACTTCGCGAACTGGGTCGATCGCACGGGCGGGGATTCCACGCAGTATCGGGCCGAGATGGCCCACAAGATCAGCTTTCCCGTGATCAACCTGCTCGTCGTGATCCTGGGCCTCGCCATCGGAGCCGCGAGGCGCCGGACCAATCTCTGGGCCGGTTTCGGCCTGACTGTCGCCCTGGCCTTCGGCTACTACCTGATGATGGACTTCGGCCTCGAGCTCGGCCGGGGCGGGAAGGTGC